The DNA region AGATACCTAAATGATAAACAGAAATTATCATcataaaaaagaaagaacaaaataACTGACAAACATACCAATCAATTTTGCTGTTGTTGATTTGGAGCATTTGGTGGAGGAGGCATGCCAGACCGAGGTGGACCATACGCTGGAACACCACTTCCAGGAGGAGGAGGCATGCCGGGACGTGGCGGCTGTTGCATTCCAGGACGAGGTGGAGGAGGTCCTCTCAACATCTGTCCAGGAGGAGGTGGTCCCATATGTCTCTGTCCTTTTTCTCCCATCAACATTCAAAGCACTTCAAGTACATTACATTTGCATATTCACATAGATGTACTGACTCAGATGATCTACCGCCGTCTAAAGGCTTGTGTGTTCGAAGTTTGTCCATCGCCAACCGCTCCAAACTCCGTCACTAAGGCACTGTAAGCTCTGCAGCTCATAGCACAGTACTCAACATAGTGCTCCTCAGCCGGGTTTTTTCGGCTCTCAACTACATTCAAGCTTAGGAAAGCAACCAATAGAGACAGTAACAACAATAACACATCCATAGGAAAGAAATATGAGAAATCAACAATGTTAAGCTATAGATACATGTATAGGTCTGTGTTTATATATAGAGATATATAAATGGTAGTGATTATTAAGCATTATATTTTGCACTTCCTCACTCCACCCACCCACTCAAGCTGAAATTATTATAGAGTTGGAAAATATTGAAATGTGATCTGGACCTTTCAAGGAAGAATTTGAAGTATAAGTCAGAGTATCATTTACCATAAAGAGAACcattattataaagaaaaatgaCAATGAGCAGGTCGAGATCCTTTCCTTGCAGAAGGTGTATATGAAGAAGTCCTTCAAAGTTCAAAGAGACATTTTTACAAACACTTTCCATGCATCCATCTCTCACATTTGAAAGTTCAAATTTACCTATTAACTTTACATTTAGCATAAACAAATTGTTGAGaaattacaagaaaaaaaatcataaagtTATATAGAAGCGTCCTAAATTGTTATTGTAGATTGAATCAGATAACGATGATCAATAACGTTGCTGCGTTGAGCTCACCTGTGTTCTGGAATCGTTGCAGTTGTGTGTGTCAGTTTTCGTTTTtgccgatgatgatgatgatgtggtCCGTGAGGTGAAGCTCGCGTCGGTGTTTGCGATTGCGTTGAAGATTGGAGGATATGTAGGttgtgcttctgttgttgatgCACCGTGGTTGCTGTTGAATCTGCTTGATGGATAAAGTTGTGTCGATGTGCTGCAGATGGATGATGGGTTCTGTATGTTGCGGTGCTACGATCTGAATATTGAGGCAAGTGAAGTTGTATGTTGGAGACTGACTCTCTTGCAGGTTTAGATGCGTCAATGTAACAAATGTTTGAAGATTGTGGATATGTTCATTTGGGGTGTCGAGTTGAGTTatgaaatttaataatttttttaaacaatttaaatttacaccctttttaaatttaatgggAGTAATTGATatctgattataataatatttttaatttacacctGATTTTTAATAAATAGAGTGTAATTTGTCACATGTTAATCCTTAAAatgaaactttatttacaaaattgccatcACGTttctaatttacacccgtttttagaatatcgggtgtaaatttttaaattatattattcttTTTGTACTAGTGCGTGAGGAGGTTAGAGACTATAGTcaaatatacaaaatatttaatataattttttctgtctcaaaataaataatttatataaaaaaattaaattaattaaaccaaatttttatttaaatttttttataaaaaatattgttgcaaatatatatatatatatatatatatatatatatatatatatatatatatatatatatatatatatatatatatatattttaaaacaaaacaaatgagTTCTATATCAGGTAACAAATGATATTTAAGAATGTAACGGTTTGATTTTGATGagttttaaatcaaagaaaattttcaagtCGACGAaattttatcaattcaatttgattatattttaaatatctttttagaaataaaacttcATCAAATTAACCGACTTAGTTTGATTTAGTTGATTGGtttaaaacacatttttttacgGATAGCATAGAAaattttatttgaagaagaataaTAACAGAGTAAAAAATATTGTAAGAAATGtatgattattttaaaaactatcagcTCTACAAATAAATTTTTCACGTTCTGTATTTTCAAACAACCtcgaattaaatttaataaattcatataatatactaaaaatttaataaattcatataatataaTGATAATAGTTCATCATCAAATACAAATAAATTCACCCTTAAACTAACTAAATTCATACAGCATATTCAACATAATAGTAGATCACCATCAAATACAAATAAATGCATAATACATATTCAAAGTGATGataattcaccatcaaatacaaaTACAATCATCATAAAATTATGTTCTTCatcaaaatactaatataattaaaataaaactctaATTCCAAAGATGGAAATTGAGAAAACTAACTAAAAAATTGTAAAGTGAAGCAACACATACATGatgtgttgtgtttgtgttggACCAGCTATTCATGGAATGCAAGTATATGATGATTATACACATTGTTTTAGTTCATCGGTTATGTAGTTTTTAAAATGACGATTGTGAACTGAACCAAACTAGTTCGGTTTTTGTTCTGTTCAGGAACTAGTAATAGCTAGAGATCGAATAAAATAGATCTCAAATGCGTTGAAGTGGGCTACCCGTATAACAGGGCGGGGATGAATCTGCAAGTTTAACACTTCAATACTTAagtcattgaaaatgaaaaaatagCTTGAGTGTGTGAATAAGAGAATACCTAATGTGGCGCGGATTGCGCTCTATTTAGTATGAGCGGTTAAAACTGTCTTTGTGCAATATCTAGCGTCTCGTGCGGATTTTCTTCCCAACTGAGGAAAATGTGATGGAGGTTAGAATCAGGTGTCCTCGCCAAGGGTAAGGCCTCACTCGCTTTGTGCATCCTTCTGTGCAATGCGTGCTATTGACCCTTTCATTGTGGGCATTACGAGTGGCTCAGAATAGTTCGTTTGTTCAATTCGAGTTTTAAACAAAACCAGaatatcttttttttctctcgatTTTATTTGGATATTCAATTTCTTTGAATCAGCTTACAAATTAATAATACATGCGAAGTTATATTTAAAAatctaaattttaaattaaatattgtttCCGATAAATTTCATTTACCTGTGAAATTCTTATTAAAACAAACCCTAAATGTAGACATATTTTGTTCCTAAATTTGAATTATAActagttatattttaaaaatttaacggGATCCTATTTCATTGGTGATTATGTTTGAATAACATGAAATGAACGGAGCGGAGTGGGATAGAGCGGAATGAAGTGGAGcggaataaaaataatattccattgtttggaaattgtATGACGGAACAAGGCAAATTGTTCATTTCATCCAAATTAGAGGTGAAGAAATATGATGGTAAGTGGTGGAATGGAATAAAATTCATACCACTcaattccgctccgctccatctgtttttaaattatccaaacaatgaaatattattttattctatCTCATTCCGCTTCCAATTCCATCAATTCAAACAAAGCCTAAAagttaattataattttgaatgGCAGAGTCTTAAGCTACTATTTCAtatgttcaaatatataaaaag from Vicia villosa cultivar HV-30 ecotype Madison, WI unplaced genomic scaffold, Vvil1.0 ctg.002202F_1_1, whole genome shotgun sequence includes:
- the LOC131638167 gene encoding leucine-rich repeat extensin-like protein 6; its protein translation is MDVLLLLLSLLVAFLSLNVVESRKNPAEEHYVEYCAMSCRAYSALVTEFGARHMGPPPPGQMLRGPPPPRPGMQQPPRPGMPPPPGSGVPAYGPPRSGMPPPPNAPNQQQQN